In Mycobacterium stomatepiae, the following are encoded in one genomic region:
- the htpG gene encoding molecular chaperone HtpG codes for MNAGVEQLEFQAEARQLLDLMVHSVYSNKDSFLRELISNASDALDKLRLEAFRNKDLDVDTSDLHIEIDVDKGARTLTIRDNGIGMTRDEVIGLIGTLAKSGTAELRQQLREAKNEAASEELIGQFGIGFYSSFMVADKVELLTHKAGESEATRWESTGEGTYTIESVEDAPQGTAVTLHLKPEDTEDELHDYTSEWKLRSLVKQYSDFIAWPIRMDVERRTPASQEEGAEGGDEVVTIETETLNSMKALWARPKDEVSDEEYKEFYKHIAHAWDDPLEVIVMKAEGTFEYQALLFIPSHAPFDLFNRDAQIGVHLYVKRVFIMGDCDQLMPEYLRFVKGVVDAQDLSLNVSREILQQDRQINAIRRRLTKKVLSTIKELQSERPEDYRTFWTQFGRVLKEGLLSDVDNQDTLLQISSFASTHSEEDAATLAEYVGRMKEGQEQIFYATGETRQQILKSPHLEAFKAKGYEVLILTDPVDEVWVGTVTEFDGKPLQSVAKGEVDLDSDEESSDAEREEREKEFADLLTWLKETLSDHVKEVRLSSRLTESPACLITDAFGISPALARIYQASGQNIPIGKRILELNPDHPLITGLRRAHQERADDPTVAETAELLYGTALLAEGGALEDPARFAELLANQLTRML; via the coding sequence ATGAATGCGGGTGTTGAGCAATTGGAATTCCAGGCCGAGGCGCGGCAGCTCCTCGACCTGATGGTTCACTCGGTCTACTCCAACAAGGACTCGTTTCTGCGGGAGTTGATCTCGAACGCGTCGGATGCTCTGGACAAGCTGCGGCTGGAGGCGTTCCGCAACAAGGACCTCGACGTCGACACGTCTGATCTCCATATCGAGATCGACGTGGACAAGGGCGCGCGCACGCTTACCATCCGCGACAACGGCATCGGCATGACGCGCGACGAGGTCATCGGCCTGATCGGCACCCTCGCCAAATCGGGCACCGCCGAGCTGCGTCAGCAGCTCAGGGAGGCCAAGAACGAGGCGGCGTCCGAGGAGTTGATCGGCCAGTTCGGTATCGGCTTCTACTCCTCATTCATGGTGGCCGACAAGGTCGAGCTGCTGACGCACAAGGCCGGTGAAAGCGAAGCCACCAGGTGGGAATCGACCGGTGAGGGCACCTACACCATCGAGTCCGTCGAAGACGCCCCGCAGGGAACCGCGGTCACCCTGCACCTCAAACCCGAAGACACCGAAGACGAGCTGCACGATTACACCTCGGAGTGGAAGCTCCGGAGCCTCGTCAAGCAGTACTCGGATTTCATCGCCTGGCCCATCCGGATGGACGTGGAGCGGCGCACACCGGCCTCCCAGGAAGAAGGGGCCGAGGGTGGTGACGAGGTCGTCACCATCGAGACCGAGACCTTGAACTCGATGAAGGCGCTGTGGGCCAGGCCCAAGGACGAAGTGTCCGACGAGGAGTACAAGGAGTTCTACAAGCACATCGCGCACGCCTGGGACGACCCGCTCGAGGTCATCGTGATGAAGGCCGAGGGCACCTTCGAGTACCAGGCGCTGCTGTTCATTCCGTCGCACGCGCCGTTCGACCTGTTCAACCGTGACGCCCAGATCGGGGTGCACCTGTACGTCAAGCGGGTGTTCATCATGGGCGATTGTGACCAGCTCATGCCCGAGTACCTGCGGTTCGTCAAGGGTGTGGTCGACGCACAAGACCTGTCGCTCAACGTTTCTCGCGAAATCCTGCAGCAAGATCGGCAGATCAACGCGATTCGTCGCCGGCTGACCAAGAAGGTCCTGTCCACGATCAAGGAGCTGCAGTCCGAGCGGCCCGAGGACTATCGCACCTTCTGGACCCAGTTCGGTCGCGTCCTCAAAGAGGGCCTGCTCTCCGACGTCGACAATCAGGACACCCTGCTGCAGATCTCCTCGTTCGCGTCGACGCACAGCGAGGAGGACGCCGCCACCCTCGCCGAATACGTCGGGCGCATGAAGGAAGGGCAGGAGCAGATCTTCTACGCCACCGGCGAGACGCGGCAGCAAATCCTGAAGTCGCCGCACCTCGAGGCCTTCAAGGCCAAGGGTTACGAGGTTCTCATTCTCACCGACCCCGTCGACGAGGTCTGGGTGGGCACTGTGACCGAGTTCGACGGCAAGCCTCTGCAGTCGGTGGCCAAGGGCGAGGTGGACCTCGATTCCGACGAGGAATCCAGCGATGCCGAACGCGAGGAGCGGGAGAAGGAGTTCGCAGACCTGCTGACCTGGCTGAAAGAGACGTTGAGCGACCACGTCAAGGAGGTGCGGCTCTCCAGTCGCCTGACGGAATCGCCGGCCTGTCTGATCACCGACGCGTTCGGGATAAGTCCCGCGCTCGCCCGCATCTACCAGGCTTCCGGCCAGAACATCCCGATCGGGAAACGGATTCTGGAGCTCAATCCGGATCACCCGCTGATCACCGGGTTGCGCCGAGCCCACCAAGAACGGGCCGACGATCCGACGGTCGCCGAGACCGCCGAATTGTTGTACGGAACGGCTCTGCTGGCCGAGGGCGGTGCTCTCGAGGACCCGGCCAGATTCGCTGAGCTCTTGGCGAATCAATTGACTCGCATGCTGTAA
- a CDS encoding DUF3556 domain-containing protein yields the protein MGFITPDLPDVDRDTWSSLPRSTRMQVVTRHWVEHGFGTPYAIYLLYVLKMAAYTGGAAALISLTPGLGGLDRIEQWWTQPIVYQKVVVYTLLFEVHGLGCGSGPLTARFWPPIGGFLYWLRPNTIRLPPWPHVVPFTRGDSRSIIDVVLYAIVLASGVWALLSPGRGGPVTAAGDVGLLDPALLTPAIIALALLGLRDKTAFLAARGEHYWLTLFVFFFGFTDQIAGFKIIMLGLWWGAATSKLNHHFPYVVAVMTSNHPLLRSKLFNWVKHRLYRDPVNDLRPSWVPKVMAHVGGTTAEFLVPLVLVFFADGHRWAWFLIAFMVIFHLNIISNLPMGVPLEWNVFLIFSLFYLFGHYNTIHATDLQSPLLLAILVVALAVVPILGNLFPQQFSFLPAMGYYAGNWATSVWCFRAGAEAKIEANVVKSSALTAKQLTRLYDEATAEITIDKAGAFRSMHTHGRALNGLLPRAVDDEAAYRMREGEAVAGPLVGWNFGEGHLHNEQLLEALQRRCSFDEGDVRVVILEGQPIHTQRQWYRIADAKAGVIEEGYVTVEDMLARQPWPEPGDEFPVHLTRDAAEGLSTAD from the coding sequence ATGGGATTCATCACGCCGGACCTTCCAGACGTCGATCGCGACACCTGGTCCTCGCTGCCCCGGTCCACGCGGATGCAGGTGGTGACGCGGCACTGGGTGGAGCACGGCTTCGGCACCCCGTATGCGATCTATCTGCTCTATGTGCTCAAGATGGCCGCGTACACCGGCGGGGCCGCAGCGCTCATCTCGCTCACCCCCGGCCTGGGCGGCCTGGATCGCATCGAACAGTGGTGGACCCAGCCGATCGTGTACCAGAAGGTCGTGGTCTACACGCTGCTATTCGAAGTGCACGGTCTGGGCTGCGGGTCCGGGCCGCTCACGGCAAGGTTCTGGCCCCCAATCGGAGGATTTCTCTATTGGTTACGGCCGAACACGATTCGTCTGCCGCCCTGGCCGCACGTGGTTCCTTTCACCCGCGGCGATAGTCGCTCGATCATCGACGTGGTCCTCTACGCGATCGTGCTGGCCTCCGGCGTCTGGGCGCTGCTGTCACCAGGCCGCGGCGGGCCGGTCACCGCGGCGGGCGATGTCGGCCTGCTCGATCCGGCCCTGCTGACGCCGGCGATCATCGCCCTGGCGCTGCTGGGTCTGCGCGACAAGACGGCGTTCCTGGCCGCGCGCGGCGAACACTACTGGCTGACCCTATTCGTGTTCTTCTTCGGTTTCACCGATCAGATCGCCGGCTTCAAAATCATCATGCTCGGGCTGTGGTGGGGCGCGGCGACGTCCAAGCTCAACCATCATTTTCCGTACGTCGTAGCGGTGATGACGAGCAATCACCCGCTATTGCGCAGCAAACTGTTCAACTGGGTCAAACACCGGCTCTACCGCGACCCGGTCAATGATCTGCGTCCGTCGTGGGTGCCCAAAGTCATGGCGCACGTGGGTGGCACCACGGCCGAATTCCTGGTGCCACTGGTTCTGGTTTTCTTCGCGGACGGTCATCGCTGGGCGTGGTTTCTGATCGCCTTCATGGTGATCTTCCATCTCAACATCATTTCCAACCTGCCGATGGGGGTTCCGTTGGAGTGGAATGTGTTCCTGATCTTCTCGCTGTTCTATCTGTTCGGGCACTACAACACAATTCACGCGACGGACCTTCAGTCGCCGCTTTTGCTGGCCATCCTCGTCGTCGCGCTGGCCGTGGTGCCGATTCTGGGAAACCTTTTCCCCCAGCAGTTTTCATTCCTCCCAGCGATGGGCTACTACGCCGGCAACTGGGCGACCAGTGTGTGGTGCTTCCGCGCGGGTGCCGAAGCGAAGATCGAAGCCAACGTCGTGAAAAGCTCTGCGCTCACGGCCAAGCAACTCACCAGGCTGTACGACGAGGCGACCGCCGAGATCACGATCGACAAGGCCGGCGCGTTTCGGTCGATGCACACTCATGGTCGCGCGCTCAACGGGCTGCTGCCCCGCGCCGTCGACGACGAGGCCGCGTACCGGATGCGCGAGGGCGAAGCCGTCGCCGGCCCGCTGGTCGGCTGGAACTTCGGCGAAGGCCACCTGCACAACGAGCAACTGTTGGAGGCGTTGCAGCGGCGTTGCTCGTTCGACGAGGGCGACGTCCGGGTGGTCATTCTCGAAGGCCAACCCATCCACACCCAACGGCAGTGGTATCGGATCGCGGACGCGAAGGCCGGGGTGATCGAGGAAGGCTACGTCACCGTCGAGGATATGTTGGCGCGTCAGCCGTGGCCCGAGCCCGGCGACGAGTTCCCCGTCCACCTGACGCGCGATGCGGCCGAAGGGCTGTCCACTGCCGACTAG